A genomic stretch from Candidatus Aegiribacteria sp. includes:
- a CDS encoding TldD/PmbA family protein, which yields MIDRLKSMISGVEADFVDIRYEIKTETNIGFTGREIRKVGSNRTDGYVIRVGKNGGFSTATVTREKDVSRAIELAIEGAETIVATGGKKSVLTEVPVVEKTIRLVLDGDPGEISIDDKIELTKKYNDLMLEQPSIETTNITYREIGREKHYVNSEGTAVSEEILTTNIMGEVIARRGDLLQNTRISIGGADGYNRLLDREENFIEEAQIAGKLLDAEPVKGGTYNVILSPLLAGVFTHEAFGHFSEADIIEDNPSLREKMSLGEKLGSDAISIVADSTIPNQIGYYVYDDEGVAVKPVTLMDKGVLTGRLHSRRTASAFGEPVSGHAVAEDMRYEPIVRMGTIYVKPGEKNLDELLQELGDGLYLVNGKGGQTSGENFTFGAQYGFKVKNGGIGPMIRDINIMGNLFTTLQNIKAVGNDLELSERGGCGKGQLNIKSALGGPHVLIHNMVVGGV from the coding sequence ATGATTGATAGACTTAAGTCCATGATAAGCGGAGTTGAAGCTGATTTCGTTGATATCAGGTACGAAATCAAGACGGAGACCAATATTGGTTTTACCGGCAGGGAAATAAGAAAAGTCGGTTCAAACAGAACCGATGGCTACGTAATCCGTGTGGGGAAGAACGGAGGTTTTTCCACTGCTACCGTAACCAGAGAGAAAGACGTTTCCCGCGCAATAGAGCTTGCAATCGAGGGTGCGGAAACAATAGTTGCGACGGGCGGGAAGAAATCGGTTCTGACAGAAGTTCCTGTGGTAGAAAAGACCATAAGGCTTGTTCTTGATGGTGATCCCGGAGAGATCAGTATAGATGATAAAATAGAGCTTACCAAGAAATACAATGACCTGATGCTGGAACAGCCCTCAATCGAGACTACCAACATTACTTACAGGGAAATAGGCAGAGAGAAACACTACGTGAATTCCGAAGGAACCGCCGTTTCGGAAGAGATACTCACAACGAATATCATGGGTGAAGTCATAGCCAGGCGCGGTGATCTTCTTCAGAATACCAGGATATCCATTGGAGGAGCCGACGGATACAACAGGCTGCTTGACAGGGAAGAGAATTTCATTGAAGAGGCACAGATAGCCGGAAAGCTTCTCGACGCGGAACCGGTAAAGGGCGGCACCTATAACGTGATACTCAGTCCCCTGCTTGCCGGGGTTTTTACCCATGAGGCTTTTGGCCATTTCAGTGAGGCCGACATAATAGAGGATAACCCCTCCCTCAGGGAGAAGATGTCACTTGGAGAGAAACTTGGTTCCGATGCCATTTCCATCGTTGCGGACTCAACCATTCCCAATCAGATAGGCTACTACGTATACGATGACGAAGGAGTAGCTGTGAAGCCGGTTACACTGATGGATAAAGGCGTTCTGACCGGGAGGCTTCATTCCCGGAGAACCGCAAGCGCGTTTGGAGAACCTGTAAGCGGCCATGCTGTAGCGGAGGACATGCGTTACGAACCCATTGTCAGGATGGGAACCATATACGTAAAACCCGGAGAAAAGAACCTTGATGAGCTTCTGCAGGAACTTGGGGACGGGCTTTACCTGGTCAATGGCAAAGGCGGACAGACCAGCGGAGAAAATTTCACATTTGGAGCTCAGTACGGATTCAAGGTGAAGAATGGTGGAATTGGCCCGATGATAAGGGATATCAATATAATGGGTAACCTCTTCACGACACTTCAGAACATAAAGGCTGTAGGGAACGATCTTGAATTGTCGGAACGCGGCGGCTGCGGAAAAGGGCAGCTGAACATCAAGTCCGCTCTGGGGGGGCCGCATGTTCTGATCCACAATATGGTAGTTGGAGGTGTCTGA
- a CDS encoding T9SS type A sorting domain-containing protein, whose protein sequence is MKKCIFVAILLFAVSIAMADPPATYDLRDVGGENYVTSVKSQQGGTCWTHGAMASIEGNLLMTGAWAAAGETGEPNLAEYHLDWWNGFNQHNNDDLTPPSGSGLVVHEGGDYLVTTAYLSRGEGAVRDIDGQSFATPPVRHLDSYHYYYPREVAWYIAGSNLENIDVIKQAIIDYGVMGTCLCSSSSFLNSDYEHYQPPTSSLDPNHAVSIVGWDDYRVTDAPNPGAWLVKNSWGTGWGYAGYFWISYYDKHSCQNPTMGAVSLRDVEFMQYSNVYYHDYHGWRDTLTSASEAFNAFVSERDEVIEAVSFFSVEDSVDYTAKIYGSFSGGQLTDELASVTGTVLCAGFHTVDLASPVMLNTGDDFYVYLQLLNGGQPFGCTSDVPVLLGASYRTIVESRANPGESFYLSGSSWIDLTTVDTTANFCIKALSNPAGLCVSPAGGFISSGDVGGPFTPLSTDYTLEFQGEGSINYEIEKESTADWLDISAPSGSLSPFDPVDVTFSIGSSASSLAAGAYPVRVNFTNTTTHMGDTYRDFILTVGDPAIQYSWYMSSDPGWTTEGDWEFGIPTGSGGQHGSPDPTSGHTGTNVYGYNLYGDYPNSLPERNLTTESLYLFGHYNTQLVFWRWLGVEKPEFDHAYIRVSNNGSDWTDIWANDDYIEDDSWVQQSYDISSVADNQAHVYIRWTMGSTDNGWTYCGWNIDDVEIYTIPQTGIESGEATLLPLSVDPVYPNPFSSQVTVPFALAEGGQVNISVYDLSGRQINTITSEEFAAGSHSVSWLGRDNRGNTMTSGIYFVRVWTENSTVTRKVILAR, encoded by the coding sequence ATGAAAAAATGTATTTTCGTGGCCATTCTATTGTTCGCTGTGTCAATCGCAATGGCTGACCCGCCAGCAACTTACGATCTCCGAGATGTGGGGGGAGAGAACTATGTAACCTCAGTTAAAAGCCAGCAGGGGGGCACCTGCTGGACACATGGGGCAATGGCCTCAATAGAGGGAAACCTGCTTATGACAGGTGCCTGGGCAGCCGCCGGAGAAACGGGTGAGCCGAACCTGGCCGAATACCATCTTGACTGGTGGAACGGTTTCAACCAGCATAACAACGATGATTTGACTCCTCCTTCAGGAAGCGGGCTCGTCGTTCACGAAGGTGGAGATTACCTCGTAACAACAGCCTACCTTTCAAGGGGAGAAGGGGCTGTACGTGATATTGACGGGCAGTCTTTTGCAACCCCTCCTGTCAGACACCTTGATTCGTACCACTATTACTACCCTCGCGAGGTAGCCTGGTACATCGCCGGAAGCAACCTTGAAAATATCGATGTCATCAAGCAGGCAATAATTGATTACGGAGTAATGGGAACCTGTTTGTGTTCCAGCTCAAGCTTCCTAAACAGCGATTACGAACACTATCAGCCACCGACAAGTTCTCTCGACCCGAACCATGCCGTATCGATTGTAGGATGGGATGATTACAGAGTGACCGACGCTCCCAACCCCGGAGCGTGGCTCGTCAAGAACAGCTGGGGAACGGGCTGGGGATATGCCGGTTACTTCTGGATATCCTATTACGACAAGCATTCCTGCCAGAATCCAACCATGGGAGCTGTATCCCTTCGGGACGTTGAATTCATGCAGTATTCCAACGTGTACTATCACGATTACCACGGCTGGCGCGATACTCTTACCTCCGCATCGGAGGCTTTTAATGCCTTTGTGTCCGAACGGGACGAGGTTATTGAGGCTGTGAGTTTCTTCTCTGTGGAAGACAGCGTTGATTATACCGCGAAAATTTACGGTTCTTTCTCAGGAGGGCAGCTTACCGATGAGCTTGCGTCCGTTACGGGCACGGTGCTTTGCGCGGGATTTCACACTGTTGACCTTGCAAGCCCGGTAATGCTTAATACGGGAGATGATTTCTACGTCTACCTCCAACTGTTAAACGGAGGACAGCCCTTCGGATGCACTTCGGATGTACCTGTCCTGCTTGGCGCATCGTACAGAACCATTGTGGAATCAAGAGCCAATCCTGGTGAGAGTTTCTACCTTAGCGGTTCTTCCTGGATTGACCTTACCACAGTAGACACAACCGCCAATTTCTGCATAAAGGCCCTGTCCAATCCTGCAGGCCTATGTGTCTCTCCGGCTGGCGGGTTCATCTCCAGCGGGGATGTTGGCGGTCCATTCACTCCTTTAAGCACTGACTACACACTGGAATTCCAGGGAGAAGGATCCATCAATTACGAGATTGAAAAGGAAAGTACAGCTGACTGGCTTGACATTTCCGCTCCGTCCGGAAGCCTTTCCCCCTTCGATCCAGTTGATGTGACGTTCTCTATAGGCAGTTCTGCCAGCAGTCTTGCGGCGGGTGCTTACCCCGTAAGGGTCAATTTCACCAACACAACAACACACATGGGTGATACTTACAGAGACTTTATTCTTACCGTTGGGGACCCTGCGATTCAGTACAGCTGGTACATGAGCAGTGACCCCGGATGGACAACCGAGGGTGACTGGGAGTTCGGAATTCCAACCGGTTCTGGTGGACAGCATGGATCCCCTGACCCCACATCCGGGCACACAGGAACGAATGTTTACGGTTACAATCTGTATGGCGATTATCCGAACAGCCTGCCGGAGCGGAATCTTACCACGGAATCCCTTTACCTGTTCGGCCACTACAACACTCAGCTTGTGTTCTGGAGGTGGCTGGGAGTTGAGAAACCCGAATTCGATCATGCCTATATACGGGTCAGCAACAACGGTTCCGACTGGACGGATATATGGGCAAACGATGATTATATTGAGGATGACAGCTGGGTACAGCAGAGCTACGACATCTCTTCAGTGGCCGATAACCAGGCTCACGTATATATCCGATGGACCATGGGAAGCACTGACAACGGCTGGACCTATTGCGGCTGGAATATCGATGACGTAGAGATATATACAATCCCGCAGACAGGAATTGAGAGTGGAGAGGCAACGTTGCTGCCTTTATCCGTAGATCCTGTTTATCCCAACCCCTTCTCATCACAGGTTACGGTTCCCTTCGCTCTCGCGGAGGGCGGACAGGTAAATATCTCTGTTTACGATCTTTCGGGAAGACAGATCAATACAATTACATCAGAGGAATTCGCAGCAGGCTCTCATAGTGTTTCATGGCTGGGCAGAGACAACAGGGGCAACACCATGACTTCGGGAATTTACTTTGTGAGGGTATGGACGGAGAATTCAACAGTTACCAGAAAGGTGATTCTCGCCAGGTAG
- a CDS encoding cobalamin-dependent protein (Presence of a B(12) (cobalamin)-binding domain implies dependence on cobalamin itself, in one of its several forms, or in some unusual lineages, dependence on a cobalamin-like analog.) translates to MKIMLISPYLDITSLSTRQLSSYLKAGGHSVAQVFLPDLESMMKNGIDFEGCYPDEVVEQIAELADDFDLLGMSLMTNYFIKMTHLTHGIRERIDIPIIWGGIHPTVAPEECLNIADYICIGEGEEALQELADSLQNGIRPSHVKNIWFRDEQGECRNPVREPISNLDDIPFPDYDIEDQYVLVGKKVLPLSEDILKEMVRGRVHFNEPHHLIYETMWTRGCPHHCAYCINNHYRTLYSGFKTVRRRSVDNLIGEIRSIREKFPWFNRINFMDDDFASASNEQLMHFRDRYKKEINCPFFSLLSVLSSGEEKLSILFDAGLRRTEIGIQSLSPSTNRLYRREFFSMEKLLKLAGTVEKVFPPDFSPTYDVILENPWESVNDVLITLRGVLELPRPFVLQLFSLTFFPGTAVFNKAMEDGIITGSDASHLKEDHDRGFTYLNLLFLLVNKRVHNRVIRFFSWKPFAAVMESVPVKWLLSLFNPLYRVLKKRNVCKAQTKRFGWFIEEYSDKGQA, encoded by the coding sequence ATGAAGATAATGCTGATATCTCCCTACCTCGACATCACATCACTGAGTACCCGGCAGCTTTCGTCCTATCTCAAGGCCGGGGGGCATTCCGTGGCGCAGGTCTTTCTTCCTGATCTTGAAAGCATGATGAAAAACGGCATCGATTTTGAAGGTTGTTACCCAGATGAAGTAGTCGAACAGATTGCAGAACTTGCCGATGATTTTGATCTTCTTGGAATGTCTCTAATGACCAACTACTTCATAAAAATGACACATCTTACCCACGGAATAAGGGAAAGAATAGATATTCCGATTATCTGGGGGGGAATACACCCTACCGTAGCCCCTGAAGAATGTCTGAATATCGCTGATTATATCTGTATCGGTGAAGGGGAAGAAGCCCTGCAGGAGCTTGCGGATAGTCTTCAGAATGGAATCAGGCCTTCCCACGTTAAAAACATCTGGTTCCGCGACGAGCAGGGTGAATGCCGAAATCCGGTGCGGGAACCCATATCCAATCTTGATGACATCCCTTTTCCGGACTACGATATTGAAGATCAGTACGTTCTCGTGGGGAAGAAAGTTCTGCCACTTAGCGAGGACATTCTTAAGGAGATGGTAAGGGGCCGAGTTCATTTCAACGAACCGCATCATTTAATTTACGAAACGATGTGGACCCGTGGCTGTCCTCATCACTGCGCCTACTGTATCAATAATCATTACAGAACCCTTTACAGCGGATTCAAGACGGTCAGACGGCGAAGTGTGGATAACCTTATCGGGGAAATCAGGTCCATTCGCGAAAAATTCCCCTGGTTCAACAGGATAAACTTCATGGACGATGATTTCGCGAGTGCCAGCAACGAACAACTCATGCACTTCAGAGACAGATATAAGAAAGAAATCAACTGTCCCTTCTTCTCCCTTCTGAGCGTATTGTCCTCCGGAGAAGAGAAGTTGTCTATACTTTTCGACGCCGGCCTGAGACGGACCGAGATAGGCATTCAGTCTCTCTCTCCATCCACAAACCGCTTGTACAGAAGGGAGTTCTTCTCCATGGAAAAACTTCTTAAGCTTGCCGGGACAGTGGAAAAGGTCTTTCCTCCCGATTTCAGCCCCACATACGATGTGATACTGGAAAACCCGTGGGAAAGCGTGAACGATGTTCTCATCACTCTCAGGGGTGTTCTTGAGCTTCCAAGACCCTTTGTTCTTCAGCTTTTTTCTCTTACGTTCTTTCCGGGCACGGCGGTTTTCAACAAGGCCATGGAAGATGGAATTATAACCGGATCAGATGCTTCCCATCTCAAGGAAGATCATGACAGGGGTTTCACTTATCTGAACCTTCTTTTTCTCCTGGTTAACAAGAGGGTTCACAACCGCGTAATCAGGTTTTTTTCATGGAAACCATTCGCCGCAGTCATGGAATCAGTTCCTGTCAAATGGCTCCTGTCCCTTTTCAACCCACTCTACAGAGTCCTTAAAAAAAGGAACGTCTGCAAAGCCCAGACTAAAAGATTCGGTTGGTTCATTGAGGAGTATTCGGATAAAGGGCAGGCCTGA
- a CDS encoding nucleoside deaminase: MKIALEKADEAFQAGEVPVGAVLVESSGRHFADRNRTSETGMPTSHAEHLVITAAAEDRGDWRLEGCILYSTLEPCLMCAGLAVLSRIPRIVFGAKDKRFGAFGSVTDVLEMPNLNHYPEVLSGCYEDEAAELMKEFFRKGREKKTEKGD; this comes from the coding sequence ATGAAAATAGCCCTTGAAAAAGCTGATGAAGCCTTTCAGGCGGGGGAGGTTCCGGTCGGAGCGGTTCTGGTAGAATCATCAGGCAGGCATTTCGCTGACCGTAACCGGACATCCGAGACAGGAATGCCCACTTCCCATGCTGAACATCTTGTCATAACCGCGGCAGCGGAGGACAGGGGAGACTGGAGACTTGAGGGCTGCATACTTTATTCAACACTTGAGCCCTGCCTTATGTGCGCCGGTCTGGCGGTGCTGTCCCGGATACCAAGGATAGTATTTGGAGCTAAGGATAAACGTTTTGGAGCATTCGGGTCAGTAACCGATGTTCTTGAAATGCCGAATTTGAACCATTACCCTGAGGTGTTAAGCGGATGCTATGAAGACGAAGCGGCAGAGCTTATGAAGGAATTTTTCCGCAAGGGCAGGGAAAAGAAAAC
- a CDS encoding tetratricopeptide repeat protein → MTSRGKIEDRASIEKNLEQLMTLCGSNPADAEILATDTLAGARKLNDSALIGTSLCLLSRAVSLLRSSSESVDLAAEAVETLRPLDDMKSLATALNNMGNCYRRTGKPLNAIKCYEEALEIQQSVENRKGAAVVHNNLGLAFRDIASYERAYSSFRQTVDIADELNNQLLRTTALSNIADVLIDQGEYRSARQHLKDNLRVNREIGRRIGEAYCLWELGRLEQKQGRFGDAEKFLRESIVLRKELGSYQIGQCMFDLAELLEEDCRPQEAEKVLLEAVDLFKKVDNSPDLCLVRAGLSILRIHMDKLEGVEEPLTDLLVVLSEMEGYPDRDLRAQVLKALSECSEKKGDLLKSLEYSRAYAEEKEKLFLQRQLQNITRQKLRADFEKSENARELLEQKTVELKETNIRLQRAMERIKSLQGMLPICARCKKIRKDDGYWEQIEQYITEHSDATFSHSLCPECTRELYPDFCDETDE, encoded by the coding sequence ATGACATCCCGCGGGAAGATTGAGGATCGAGCCTCTATTGAGAAGAACCTCGAGCAACTCATGACCCTGTGCGGCTCCAACCCCGCTGACGCCGAAATTCTCGCCACTGATACACTTGCCGGTGCCCGTAAACTGAATGATTCCGCACTGATAGGTACCTCGCTCTGCCTCCTTTCCAGAGCTGTGTCCCTGTTACGCAGCTCAAGCGAATCAGTCGATCTTGCCGCCGAAGCGGTTGAGACACTACGTCCTCTTGATGATATGAAAAGTCTTGCAACAGCTTTGAACAACATGGGTAACTGTTACCGAAGAACAGGTAAGCCGCTGAACGCGATAAAATGCTATGAAGAAGCTCTTGAGATACAACAATCCGTCGAAAACAGAAAGGGTGCCGCGGTAGTTCATAATAACCTCGGGCTTGCCTTCAGGGACATAGCCTCGTACGAAAGGGCTTACAGCTCTTTCAGACAAACAGTGGACATCGCCGATGAACTGAACAATCAGCTTCTCAGAACAACAGCGCTCAGCAACATAGCTGATGTCCTGATTGATCAGGGAGAGTACCGGAGTGCCAGACAGCACCTTAAGGATAACCTGAGGGTAAATAGAGAGATCGGCCGCAGAATCGGAGAAGCCTACTGTCTCTGGGAGCTGGGGCGCCTGGAGCAGAAGCAGGGCCGGTTCGGAGACGCCGAAAAGTTCCTGAGGGAAAGCATTGTTCTGCGAAAAGAGCTGGGAAGCTACCAGATCGGGCAGTGCATGTTCGATCTGGCAGAACTTCTCGAAGAGGACTGTCGGCCACAGGAAGCGGAAAAGGTTCTATTGGAAGCAGTCGATCTGTTTAAGAAGGTTGATAACAGTCCCGATCTTTGTCTGGTCAGGGCCGGCCTATCCATCCTGAGGATTCATATGGACAAACTGGAAGGAGTGGAGGAACCACTTACAGACCTCCTTGTTGTTCTGTCTGAAATGGAAGGATATCCGGACAGAGATCTTAGAGCGCAGGTTCTGAAAGCACTCTCGGAATGCAGCGAGAAAAAGGGTGATCTTCTGAAATCCCTTGAGTACAGCAGGGCATATGCCGAGGAGAAGGAGAAACTCTTTCTTCAGAGACAGCTGCAGAATATTACCAGGCAGAAACTGAGAGCTGACTTCGAGAAGAGTGAGAACGCAAGAGAACTGCTGGAACAGAAGACAGTGGAACTGAAAGAGACGAATATCAGGCTTCAGAGGGCAATGGAAAGGATTAAATCCCTTCAGGGGATGCTTCCCATATGTGCCCGATGCAAGAAGATCCGAAAGGATGACGGTTACTGGGAGCAGATAGAGCAGTATATCACAGAGCATTCAGACGCGACATTCTCTCACAGTCTCTGCCCGGAATGCACGCGGGAACTCTATCCCGATTTTTGTGATGAAACCGACGAATAG
- a CDS encoding aminopeptidase P N-terminal domain-containing protein has product MFRSEVYANRRNRLIEIMPEEFLIVVPPSTSKSTSADGQYPYTPNLNLVYLTGIDQPGTWLVIHRRKAMDAREDLFINAYDETHAKWFGTVLTKEEATERSGIEKISFNSGVKKWIDRIINRWGIENVWVDFPVAGITRDSGKRLEFANDLISSYPQLNFNRLSGDVFRLRMIKGPEELETMKKAIALTRKGFLRALKALKPGMLEYEFEAELLYEFMKNGEKTPAFPAIVAGGSRATCLHYVDNDKPLDDGTLVLLDFGARKDYYNADISRTFPVSGKFTERQRELVEMVIGIQEEAIRLLRPGKLHSEWNSEVKKFYTEVLMEKGIIENEEEIEKFYYHNIGHHLGLDTHDENVISDELKAGMVLTVEPGFYSEEEGIGIRIEDDVLIGERRNTVLSADIPKYPEEIETVMKEGE; this is encoded by the coding sequence ATGTTCCGTTCAGAGGTCTATGCAAATCGCAGAAACAGATTAATCGAAATAATGCCGGAGGAATTTCTGATCGTAGTTCCCCCATCCACATCGAAATCCACAAGCGCAGATGGTCAGTATCCTTACACCCCTAATCTCAATCTTGTTTACCTTACGGGCATCGATCAGCCCGGGACATGGCTTGTCATCCACCGCAGAAAAGCGATGGATGCCCGGGAAGATCTTTTTATAAATGCTTACGATGAAACCCATGCGAAATGGTTTGGAACAGTACTGACAAAAGAGGAAGCCACAGAAAGAAGCGGCATAGAAAAAATCTCATTCAACAGCGGAGTGAAGAAATGGATAGACAGAATAATAAACCGATGGGGAATAGAGAATGTATGGGTCGATTTTCCTGTTGCAGGCATTACGCGGGACAGCGGCAAGCGGCTGGAATTCGCGAACGATCTTATATCCTCGTACCCTCAATTGAATTTCAACAGACTTTCGGGTGATGTATTCCGCCTCCGGATGATAAAAGGACCTGAAGAACTTGAAACCATGAAGAAGGCTATTGCCCTTACGCGGAAGGGATTTCTACGTGCTTTGAAAGCCCTGAAACCTGGAATGCTCGAGTACGAATTCGAGGCGGAGCTTCTTTACGAATTCATGAAAAACGGCGAGAAGACTCCGGCCTTCCCGGCGATTGTCGCAGGCGGAAGCAGGGCCACGTGTCTTCATTACGTTGATAACGACAAACCCCTGGACGACGGGACATTGGTTCTTCTGGATTTCGGCGCCAGGAAAGACTATTACAACGCTGATATATCGAGAACCTTTCCCGTCAGTGGCAAGTTCACTGAAAGGCAAAGGGAGCTTGTTGAAATGGTCATTGGTATTCAGGAAGAGGCGATTCGTCTTTTAAGACCTGGAAAACTCCATTCCGAATGGAACAGTGAAGTGAAGAAATTCTACACTGAAGTTCTCATGGAAAAAGGCATCATTGAAAACGAAGAGGAGATAGAGAAGTTCTACTATCATAATATCGGCCACCATCTAGGGCTGGACACACATGACGAGAACGTTATAAGTGATGAGCTCAAAGCGGGCATGGTACTTACCGTTGAGCCGGGCTTCTACTCCGAGGAGGAGGGAATAGGAATAAGGATAGAGGATGATGTGCTGATAGGCGAAAGGCGAAACACCGTGCTTTCAGCGGACATTCCGAAGTATCCCGAAGAGATAGAAACGGTAATGAAGGAAGGGGAATAA
- a CDS encoding TldD/PmbA family protein, protein MKKLLDMAAEKSDQAEVFFIRNDFSSLEMRNEKTSDMSATIQSGYALRILKDGRIGTAYTKNLLDRKELVSNALNSLKGNVKAGFSFPGPSEIPAAWVPDGSVSRMGYHDLHSRSEKVLDYLRGEVKGQIDVNSGRGVMDVAVMNTGGLDFSRKCSSMYIIASLLFPNTETAVREMYQSREIGNFPDSDLEKLVKLYNSGLPEVDIPTGKMKVVFTPNTMYTLLWRISKATSGGAFYNKVSPLQDRLGEKVLSEKFTLYGDPTDPEEIDQHFFDDEGVPTKKHTVFEKGVFQNLILNLDYADKLNKSPVGTGYRSSMWGGETIALSPSPSLECSRIATGDVSFEDMISNIDRGVIVLGILGAHSGNILNGDFSVGLNPGYYVENGKIKGRVRDGMVAGNVYDVLQNIESVENRLHDSFSGGKYPSILLNDVSVAAK, encoded by the coding sequence ATGAAAAAACTGCTGGACATGGCGGCTGAAAAATCCGATCAGGCTGAAGTATTCTTCATCAGAAACGATTTCAGTTCCCTTGAAATGAGGAATGAAAAAACCTCGGACATGTCGGCGACTATTCAATCGGGCTACGCTCTTAGAATCCTCAAGGACGGTAGAATCGGAACTGCGTATACAAAGAACCTTCTGGACAGGAAAGAACTTGTTTCAAACGCGCTGAATTCTCTCAAGGGTAATGTAAAAGCTGGATTCTCCTTTCCCGGGCCCTCGGAGATTCCCGCGGCCTGGGTGCCTGACGGCTCAGTTTCCCGGATGGGTTACCATGATCTCCATTCCCGTTCTGAGAAAGTTCTTGATTATCTGAGAGGAGAAGTTAAGGGACAGATCGACGTTAACTCAGGAAGGGGAGTGATGGACGTAGCTGTCATGAATACCGGGGGGCTTGATTTCTCAAGAAAATGCTCCTCCATGTACATTATAGCTTCGCTTCTCTTTCCCAACACCGAGACAGCTGTCCGGGAAATGTACCAGAGCAGAGAGATCGGGAATTTTCCCGATAGCGATCTGGAAAAGCTGGTTAAACTGTACAACTCCGGCCTTCCCGAAGTAGATATCCCAACCGGAAAAATGAAGGTGGTTTTCACTCCGAATACAATGTACACTCTGCTGTGGAGGATTTCAAAAGCGACATCCGGAGGAGCTTTCTACAACAAAGTATCTCCTCTCCAGGATAGACTCGGCGAAAAGGTTCTTTCCGAAAAATTCACCCTTTACGGAGACCCCACTGATCCGGAGGAAATCGACCAGCATTTCTTCGACGATGAAGGGGTTCCCACGAAGAAGCATACGGTCTTCGAAAAAGGAGTTTTCCAGAATCTGATACTTAACCTCGATTACGCGGATAAACTCAACAAAAGCCCTGTCGGTACAGGATACCGCAGCAGTATGTGGGGAGGGGAAACCATCGCTCTATCTCCAAGTCCGTCTCTTGAGTGCAGCCGTATCGCTACCGGTGACGTTTCCTTTGAGGATATGATATCGAACATAGACAGGGGAGTAATAGTACTTGGAATTCTCGGCGCTCATTCGGGTAACATCCTCAACGGTGATTTCTCGGTGGGTCTCAATCCGGGTTACTACGTAGAGAATGGCAAGATAAAAGGCAGGGTCAGGGACGGAATGGTGGCCGGTAATGTTTACGATGTTCTACAGAATATCGAATCCGTGGAAAACCGCCTGCACGATTCCTTCTCTGGAGGCAAATACCCTTCGATTCTTCTTAACGATGTCAGTGTAGCCGCTAAATAG
- a CDS encoding nitroreductase family protein: MRIHDLAEKNRSVRRFRQKNRISEKELLWFIDSARLAPCGGNLQLLRFTPVTESVHCSRIFPQLAWAGYLEDWNGPEEGERPSAYIIIHTPFGEKRHIPVDAGIAAAYIVLAAKESGYGSCMIMSFNQKRIEEITGTPKGYFPFLVIALGTSGEETVLEKAEGDIRYYRDSKGRHHIPKLDLDEIITPIKE, from the coding sequence TTGAGAATACATGACCTCGCTGAAAAAAACAGATCGGTCAGGCGCTTCAGGCAAAAAAACAGAATATCGGAAAAGGAACTGCTCTGGTTTATAGATTCAGCCCGTCTTGCTCCCTGCGGAGGGAATCTGCAGCTTCTTCGCTTCACTCCGGTTACGGAAAGCGTACATTGCTCGCGCATTTTTCCCCAGCTTGCATGGGCAGGCTATCTTGAGGATTGGAACGGCCCTGAGGAGGGCGAAAGACCTTCGGCGTATATAATCATTCACACGCCGTTCGGGGAAAAACGTCATATTCCGGTTGATGCGGGTATAGCCGCCGCGTATATAGTGCTTGCCGCAAAGGAATCTGGCTACGGGTCATGCATGATAATGAGCTTCAACCAGAAACGGATAGAGGAAATCACAGGCACCCCGAAGGGGTATTTTCCCTTTCTTGTTATCGCCCTGGGAACATCCGGAGAGGAAACGGTGCTTGAGAAAGCCGAGGGTGATATAAGGTATTACAGAGATTCGAAGGGCAGGCACCACATTCCAAAGCTTGACCTTGATGAAATCATTACCCCAATTAAGGAATAA